The Phycisphaeraceae bacterium genome has a window encoding:
- a CDS encoding type VI secretion system tip protein VgrG has translation MPAADRDIVITSPLGEEVLLFKEMHAREELGRLFEYELVVLSTNGAIVFKDIVGQSVTVEMKRTTGVSRFYNGIVNRFSQSSADDQVTADGDILYGYRMTLVPRLWLLTRRADCRMFQEQTAVDIIKKILGDAGITIGENLSRSYRTWEYCVQYRETDFNFISRLMEQEGIYYYFTHEQGKHTMMLVDAIAGHGPAPGVETLVFRPDGAPENVEHVSHWARRQALQPGAYAQLDFDFVDPKKDMLSRAVITRDHAEASAEIFDYPGEYVTLAEGDDYSRIRIEEYHASFDTIVGQTNTPDVRPGYTFKLDEHHRTDQNAEYLVIATSFSCETSPMASLGVASAEYGGVSMYRCEFTCIPSSQQFRPRRITPKPVVQGPQTAIVAGKSGEEIWTDEHGRVKVKFHWDRWSKADETSSCWIRVAQNWAGKKWGAIFLPRIGQEVIVEFLEGDPDRPIITGRVYNGVQKTPYELPGKATMSTIKSMSSKGGGGFNEIRFEDKKGSEQLFIHAQRRMDVRAKASSYESVGGERHQIVGKSRFTKIEENENVTIVGEKRERVDTDSFLSVGGNHNAEITGNWAVATGETHIIGAKIILEADAQISLVVGGNFVDIGPSGVAIKGATVLINSGGAAGSGCGGQCVAPDEAKHATTANPGELEEPPGAGGGGGGGGGGGGGGGGGGGEEPVDEKTWVAFKVLDAAEQPIANERAIIHKPDGSTQESRTNSQGIVKLQEVDHGTYQLQLPDRKDGEWTFIRVENEGDQQASSGETASGGTNSGGAAATTSSDAEETDAFGDEGFSGGGSGGGSSGGGGSGSPSSGGGGGSGGSGGSGGASAQGAGSSGGGGSSGGSGGGASGGGSSGGGASSGSSGGSGGSGGGGGGGGAAGGSTGGSGSSTGGGTSGGSGGADGGWGGEGGSSGGSGGGASGGWGDEGGGEEEDPYSGGGGSSGGGGASGGW, from the coding sequence ATGCCCGCCGCCGACCGCGACATCGTCATCACATCGCCTCTCGGCGAGGAAGTGCTTCTGTTCAAGGAGATGCACGCCCGGGAGGAGCTGGGGCGATTGTTCGAATACGAGCTGGTCGTGCTCAGCACCAACGGGGCCATCGTCTTCAAGGACATCGTGGGGCAGAGCGTGACGGTGGAGATGAAGCGCACGACCGGCGTGTCCCGCTTCTACAACGGCATCGTCAACCGCTTCTCGCAATCGTCGGCGGACGATCAGGTCACCGCCGACGGCGACATCCTGTACGGGTACCGGATGACGCTGGTGCCCCGCCTGTGGCTGCTGACGCGCCGCGCCGACTGCCGCATGTTCCAGGAGCAGACCGCGGTTGACATCATCAAGAAGATCCTGGGCGACGCGGGCATCACCATCGGCGAGAATCTCTCGCGCTCCTATCGCACGTGGGAATACTGCGTGCAGTACCGGGAGACGGACTTCAATTTCATCTCCCGCCTCATGGAGCAGGAGGGCATCTACTACTACTTCACGCACGAGCAGGGCAAGCACACCATGATGCTGGTGGACGCCATCGCCGGTCATGGTCCGGCGCCGGGCGTGGAGACGCTGGTGTTCCGTCCAGACGGCGCGCCCGAGAACGTGGAGCACGTCTCGCACTGGGCCAGGCGGCAGGCGCTGCAGCCGGGCGCCTACGCGCAGCTCGACTTCGACTTCGTCGATCCCAAGAAGGACATGCTCTCGCGGGCCGTGATCACCCGCGACCACGCCGAGGCCAGCGCGGAGATCTTCGACTACCCCGGCGAGTACGTCACGCTCGCCGAGGGCGACGACTATTCGCGCATCCGCATCGAGGAGTATCACGCCTCCTTCGACACCATCGTGGGCCAGACCAACACGCCCGACGTGCGTCCGGGCTATACCTTCAAGCTCGACGAACACCATCGAACCGACCAGAACGCCGAATACCTGGTGATCGCCACGTCGTTCTCGTGCGAGACCAGCCCCATGGCGTCGCTCGGGGTCGCCAGTGCGGAATACGGCGGCGTGAGCATGTATCGCTGCGAGTTCACGTGCATCCCCTCCTCGCAGCAGTTCCGCCCGCGCCGCATCACGCCCAAGCCCGTGGTGCAGGGGCCGCAGACCGCCATTGTGGCGGGCAAGTCCGGCGAGGAAATCTGGACCGATGAACATGGGCGCGTGAAGGTCAAGTTCCACTGGGATCGGTGGAGCAAGGCGGATGAGACGTCATCCTGCTGGATCCGCGTGGCCCAGAACTGGGCCGGGAAAAAATGGGGCGCCATCTTCCTGCCGCGCATCGGGCAGGAGGTCATCGTCGAGTTTCTCGAGGGCGATCCCGACCGGCCCATCATCACCGGGCGCGTCTACAACGGCGTGCAGAAGACGCCCTACGAACTGCCCGGCAAGGCGACGATGTCCACCATCAAGTCGATGTCCAGCAAGGGCGGAGGCGGCTTCAACGAAATCCGATTCGAGGACAAGAAGGGCTCGGAGCAGCTGTTCATCCATGCCCAGCGCCGTATGGACGTGCGCGCCAAGGCCTCGTCCTACGAGAGCGTCGGGGGCGAACGCCACCAGATCGTCGGCAAGAGCCGGTTCACCAAGATCGAGGAGAACGAGAACGTCACCATCGTCGGCGAGAAACGCGAACGCGTCGACACCGACTCGTTCCTCTCCGTGGGCGGCAACCACAACGCCGAGATCACCGGCAACTGGGCCGTCGCCACCGGCGAAACCCATATCATCGGCGCCAAGATCATCCTTGAGGCCGACGCCCAGATCTCCCTGGTGGTCGGCGGGAACTTCGTGGACATCGGCCCCTCGGGCGTCGCCATCAAGGGCGCCACCGTGCTCATCAACAGCGGCGGAGCCGCGGGAAGCGGCTGCGGCGGACAGTGCGTCGCCCCCGATGAGGCCAAGCACGCCACCACAGCCAACCCCGGCGAGCTCGAAGAGCCGCCAGGAGCCGGGGGAGGCGGAGGCGGCGGAGGAGGTGGAGGCGGCGGAGGGGGCGGGGGCGGAGGCGAAGAACCCGTCGATGAAAAGACGTGGGTCGCCTTCAAGGTGCTCGACGCCGCCGAGCAGCCCATCGCCAACGAGCGGGCCATCATCCACAAGCCCGACGGCAGTACGCAGGAATCTCGCACCAACAGCCAGGGCATCGTCAAACTGCAGGAAGTCGATCACGGCACCTACCAGCTGCAGTTGCCCGATCGCAAGGACGGGGAGTGGACCTTCATCCGCGTCGAGAACGAAGGCGACCAGCAGGCGAGCAGCGGCGAAACCGCCAGCGGCGGCACGAACTCGGGCGGCGCCGCCGCAACGACCAGCTCCGACGCCGAAGAAACCGACGCCTTCGGTGACGAGGGTTTCAGCGGCGGCGGCTCGGGAGGCGGATCATCCGGCGGGGGCGGCAGCGGCTCACCCTCCAGCGGCGGGGGCGGGGGTTCGGGCGGCTCGGGTGGGTCGGGCGGAGCTTCCGCCCAAGGCGCCGGATCGTCGGGTGGCGGCGGATCGTCAGGCGGTTCCGGCGGCGGCGCGTCAGGGGGCGGCTCGTCCGGAGGCGGGGCTTCCTCCGGAAGTAGTGGTGGATCAGGAGGATCAGGCGGTGGGGGTGGGGGCGGCGGCGCTGCAGGGGGCTCTACCGGGGGCAGCGGGTCTTCGACCGGGGGAGGCACCTCCGGGGGTTCGGGCGGCGCGGATGGCGGCTGGGGCGGCGAAGGCGGCTCATCCGGTGGGTCCGGAGGCGGCGCCTCGGGCGGGTGGGGAGACGAAGGCGGAGGCGAAGAAGAAGACCCCTACTCGGGCGGCGGCGGCTCCTCCGGAGGAGGCGGCGCCAGCGGCGGGTGGTAG